CCATGGAGTAGGGTCGAATTTTGGACAGCATTCCGGTTCTTCTTGCTTTGCGTTCATGGCGTTTCAAATTAGTTAAGCATCCACTAAAATGCATTTTAGATGAACCAAT
This region of Williamwhitmania taraxaci genomic DNA includes:
- a CDS encoding hydrolase, with amino-acid sequence MNAKQEEPECCPKFDPTPWDGKRIE